GCGTCCAACCACAAGCTGCCCGACGGGGTGGACGCGGCGGCCGTCGTCGACGAGGCCCGGTCGGCGCTGACCGGCGGCGAACTATCCGCCGATAGTCTGCGCGATCTGCTCGCCCAGCGCTGGCCGGAGGCTTCGCCACGCGACCTGATGGCCACCGCGCGGGCGGGCCTGCACCTGGTGCAAGTGCCGCCGCGCGGTACCTGGGCCGGGTCGGGGACGATCACCTACGCGCTGCTCGACGATTGGATCGGGCCGGCCGAACCCGCCGTGGTCGACGACGAGGCCCGTCGCGATTTGATCCGCATGTACCTGCGCGGCTTCGGCCCGGCCAGCATCGCCGGGATCCAGACCTGGTCCGGGCTGACCGGCCTGCGCCCGCTGGTGCGGCAGATGGATGCCGAGTGGGAGCTGATCCGGGTCGACGGCCCCGGTGGCGAGGAGCTCTACGACCTCGACGGCCTGCCGATCGTCGACGGGGACGCCCCGGCCCCGGTCCGCCTCATCGCCCCGTTCGACCACATCCTCGTCGCACAGGCGCCCGCCGACCGGATCCGCGTCGCCGACCCCGACCTGTTCGGGCGGACGGTCACCCCGAACGGGCGCAGCCCCGGATTCCTCCTCGTCGACGGCCGTCTCGCCGGGACCTGGCGCGTCGTCGACGGGCGGGTGGCGCTGGACTTCCTCACCGAGGTCGCCCCCGCCGCGCGTCGGGGGGCGCAGGCGGAGGCGCAACGTCTCGAGGAATTCCTCGGGCGCTAGTCCGGCTCTTGCGGTGGCCGCGCCGCGGCTCTATTGTGAACCTCGTTCAGAAATAAGTATGGTTAGCCTAAGTTATGCAGAACGAGGCATAGATGACCGATCTCAAAGCACAGCAGAAGGCCGACGCCGCAGCGCTCAAGGAGCTGATGCGCCCGGTCGCCGGGCAACTCAACATCGGACGGATCCTCGCCGTGATCTCGGCGGTGCTCGCCGTCGTGCCGTATATCGCGCTGGTCCACATCGGCGCGGTCCTCCTCGATGCCGCCCGCGCTGGCACCCCCGTCGACGGCGGGCAGGTGGGCCGGTGGATCAAGATCCTCGTCGTCACCTTCGGCCTGCGGCTGGCGTTGTACTTCTTGGCCCTGCTGATCACGCACCTCGCCGACATCCGGTTC
This genomic interval from Gordonia sp. X0973 contains the following:
- a CDS encoding winged helix DNA-binding domain-containing protein, with product MRVVITLEQWNRTLLSRQHLLERIDEDVIEVLDRCVGLQSQDPRPPFVGLWSRVADFDPADHDELLTDREIIRSVLLRGTLMTADALDSRWLRALVQPRIAAITASNHKLPDGVDAAAVVDEARSALTGGELSADSLRDLLAQRWPEASPRDLMATARAGLHLVQVPPRGTWAGSGTITYALLDDWIGPAEPAVVDDEARRDLIRMYLRGFGPASIAGIQTWSGLTGLRPLVRQMDAEWELIRVDGPGGEELYDLDGLPIVDGDAPAPVRLIAPFDHILVAQAPADRIRVADPDLFGRTVTPNGRSPGFLLVDGRLAGTWRVVDGRVALDFLTEVAPAARRGAQAEAQRLEEFLGR